In SAR324 cluster bacterium, a genomic segment contains:
- a CDS encoding GMC family oxidoreductase, whose protein sequence is MGQDAVDVLIVGAGASSAAVAYSLADMGLKILCLEQGDWVDRSNLPSTRKDYELHRYDKFSCDPNVRKLPQDYPINSENSAITPVNYNAVGGSTINYLGHWPRFHPSDFRVKTLDGVADDWPIDYDTLAPYYDLNSKIMGISGLSGNPSYPPYDVPLPPIPLGKLGKTLAKGFNQLGWHWWPSDTSILSRDYQGRNRCVNAGTCDLGCASGAKASVDLTYWPLLLEKRIQLRTNCRVREITLQSNGKAGGVLYYDADGNLQEQNAELVIMACNGVGTPRIMLNSKSKEFPDGIANRSGKLGKNLMFHPLSGVVGRFAEPMEGFKGPMACSIISQEFYETDLSRDFVRGYGLHGGRFTTPMTFALGGYGVDNLMPWGAEHRRQFDETYPYCAGLTIVTEDLPLESNAVTLDPELTDGDGIPAPKINYQVDENTQRMFAHGAARAEEVLLAAGAKSIVASGGDAWWRAGWHLMGTARMGTDPENSVVNDWGQCHDVKNLFIVDGSIFVTSAAVNPTPTIQALALYIGDSIKKNQNSLFC, encoded by the coding sequence ATGGGCCAGGATGCAGTTGATGTATTGATTGTTGGAGCAGGAGCTTCGAGTGCTGCAGTGGCATATTCGCTTGCCGATATGGGTTTGAAGATCCTTTGTCTGGAACAGGGAGATTGGGTTGACCGATCCAACTTGCCGAGTACCCGGAAAGATTATGAACTGCATCGATATGACAAGTTCAGTTGCGATCCAAATGTCCGTAAGCTTCCTCAAGACTACCCAATCAATTCTGAAAACTCTGCAATCACTCCTGTCAACTACAATGCGGTCGGTGGGTCCACAATCAATTATTTAGGGCACTGGCCCAGATTTCACCCTTCTGACTTCCGAGTGAAGACTTTAGATGGTGTTGCTGACGACTGGCCGATTGACTACGACACACTGGCTCCCTATTACGATCTCAATAGCAAAATTATGGGAATTTCCGGGCTTTCAGGGAATCCCTCTTATCCGCCTTACGATGTTCCACTACCCCCGATCCCTTTAGGCAAATTGGGCAAAACCCTCGCAAAAGGATTCAATCAGCTTGGCTGGCACTGGTGGCCTTCCGATACCTCAATCCTGAGTCGTGATTACCAAGGGCGAAACCGATGTGTCAATGCAGGGACCTGTGATCTAGGATGTGCCTCTGGTGCCAAAGCCAGTGTAGATCTGACGTACTGGCCTTTATTGCTTGAAAAGAGAATTCAACTACGGACAAATTGCCGTGTCCGAGAAATTACGCTCCAATCTAATGGCAAAGCAGGAGGTGTCCTCTATTACGATGCAGATGGAAATCTACAGGAGCAAAACGCAGAGCTAGTGATTATGGCCTGCAACGGGGTAGGAACACCCAGGATCATGCTCAACTCGAAGTCCAAGGAATTTCCAGATGGCATTGCTAATCGCAGTGGAAAGCTGGGAAAAAATCTGATGTTTCATCCACTTTCCGGAGTGGTTGGTCGATTTGCAGAACCAATGGAAGGATTTAAGGGGCCGATGGCCTGTAGCATCATCAGCCAAGAGTTTTACGAGACTGATCTAAGCCGGGATTTTGTTCGAGGTTATGGTTTACACGGAGGGCGTTTCACCACCCCTATGACTTTTGCTTTGGGTGGTTATGGGGTAGACAATTTGATGCCCTGGGGTGCGGAGCACCGGCGGCAATTCGACGAAACTTATCCTTATTGTGCCGGATTGACAATTGTTACAGAAGATCTTCCTCTGGAAAGCAATGCCGTGACGCTAGATCCTGAACTTACAGATGGCGATGGTATTCCAGCACCTAAAATCAATTACCAGGTTGATGAAAATACCCAGAGAATGTTTGCCCATGGTGCGGCGAGAGCTGAAGAGGTACTTTTAGCTGCTGGAGCCAAGAGTATTGTTGCCTCGGGAGGTGACGCTTGGTGGCGAGCTGGATGGCATTTGATGGGTACTGCCCGGATGGGAACAGATCCAGAAAACTCTGTAGTCAATGATTGGGGGCAGTGCCATGATGTGAAGAATCTCTTTATTGTCGATGGGAGCATCTTTGTCACCTCAGCTGCGGTTAATCCAACCCCCACGATCCAAGCACTCGCACTCTACATTGGAGACAGCATCAAAAAGAATCAGAATTCTCTTTTTTGCTAG
- a CDS encoding NAD(P)-dependent oxidoreductase translates to MQKIAVTGANGHFGKILVQFLREQHFTVKPSDLFSGRPEEGAVNCDVRDLGHLVSVFQGCDAVVHLAAFPSPWMQPDAKVYQDNTVGSYNVLLACELLGIKKICLASSINAIGGVYSRLPTYDYFPVDEEHSTYSEDPYSLSKWVLEIQADCFARRREDISISSMRFHWLQYRDFVEPRTTNGISFKHLWAYTDPIAAAKACLASLKVTWTGHEAFFIVAPETASPTDSKELIREHYPQVRVNQPMPGKHGFYSCAKAQRLLGWVHEDHQH, encoded by the coding sequence ATGCAAAAGATCGCAGTCACCGGTGCTAATGGTCACTTTGGGAAAATTCTAGTTCAGTTTCTGAGAGAACAGCATTTTACGGTGAAGCCCTCAGATCTCTTCTCTGGGCGTCCCGAAGAAGGAGCGGTCAATTGTGATGTTCGTGATTTGGGCCACCTGGTCAGTGTTTTTCAAGGCTGTGATGCCGTTGTTCATCTTGCGGCTTTCCCGAGCCCCTGGATGCAGCCAGATGCCAAGGTTTACCAAGACAACACCGTGGGCAGCTACAACGTGCTGCTGGCTTGTGAGCTTTTGGGCATCAAGAAGATCTGCCTCGCTTCGAGTATCAACGCAATCGGTGGGGTTTATTCCCGCCTGCCAACCTATGACTACTTCCCCGTAGATGAGGAGCATTCGACCTACAGCGAGGATCCTTACAGCCTCTCCAAGTGGGTTCTGGAAATCCAGGCAGACTGCTTTGCTCGGAGGCGTGAAGACATTTCCATCAGCAGCATGCGCTTTCACTGGTTGCAGTATCGGGATTTTGTGGAACCCCGTACGACCAACGGGATCTCCTTCAAGCATCTCTGGGCCTACACCGATCCGATTGCGGCTGCCAAGGCCTGTTTGGCTAGTCTAAAAGTAACCTGGACCGGACATGAGGCGTTCTTTATTGTTGCCCCTGAAACCGCTAGTCCTACCGACTCCAAAGAACTCATCCGTGAGCACTATCCACAGGTTCGTGTGAATCAGCCAATGCCCGGCAAGCATGGGTTTTATAGTTGTGCCAAGGCTCAGCGACTGCTGGGTTGGGTGCATGAAGATCACCAACACTGA
- a CDS encoding ABC transporter ATP-binding protein, which yields MKHLLDITGLTVSYYTDIGRAIALNQVDLKLKQGEKLGLVGESGSGKSTMGLAMMRMIKPPGKVEGGSVAIGGVEMLQLSDKEMLKKRLSTISYIPQGAMNSLNPVLKIKRQMIDAYKAHYPNHKLDQVLQLAHEAMTSVELPEHVLEMYPHELSGGMKQRVCIAIGILLRPQIIIADEPTSALDVVTQRQVIETLNRVQQKIGSALILIGHDMGLMAQSMDKVAVMYAGEIVEINDVQTIFTNPKHPYTKALISSLPRLQNRGEFRGIPGMAPSLYRLPNGCRFHPRCNQQQPQCQTTSPHKSVFEDEKYVTCHLYEAS from the coding sequence TTGAAACATTTGTTGGATATCACAGGCCTAACCGTCAGCTACTACACTGACATTGGTCGGGCTATTGCTCTGAACCAGGTGGATCTGAAGCTCAAACAAGGTGAGAAACTTGGTTTGGTAGGTGAATCTGGATCTGGGAAGAGCACGATGGGCTTAGCCATGATGCGGATGATCAAGCCACCTGGGAAGGTCGAAGGTGGTTCCGTTGCAATTGGTGGGGTAGAAATGTTGCAACTCAGCGATAAGGAAATGCTCAAGAAGCGACTCAGCACGATCTCCTACATTCCCCAGGGAGCGATGAATTCGCTCAATCCTGTGCTAAAGATCAAACGCCAGATGATTGATGCCTACAAGGCACACTATCCGAACCACAAGCTAGATCAGGTCCTCCAGTTGGCTCACGAGGCCATGACCTCCGTGGAGTTGCCAGAACATGTGCTGGAGATGTATCCTCACGAACTATCTGGAGGCATGAAGCAGCGAGTTTGTATCGCTATTGGAATCCTGCTGCGACCCCAGATCATCATTGCCGATGAACCAACCAGTGCGCTTGATGTAGTGACTCAGCGTCAGGTGATCGAGACGCTCAACCGGGTGCAACAAAAGATTGGTTCTGCATTGATTTTGATTGGTCATGATATGGGCCTGATGGCTCAGTCGATGGACAAGGTAGCGGTAATGTATGCTGGAGAAATCGTGGAAATCAATGATGTACAGACTATTTTTACCAATCCCAAGCATCCCTACACGAAGGCGCTGATTAGCAGCTTACCCAGACTACAGAATCGAGGAGAGTTTCGTGGAATTCCTGGAATGGCACCTTCGCTCTACCGTCTCCCAAACGGTTGTCGCTTCCATCCACGCTGCAACCAACAGCAACCTCAGTGTCAAACGACCTCTCCGCACAAGAGTGTTTTTGAAGACGAAAAGTATGTGACCTGCCATCTCTACGAGGCCTCATGA
- a CDS encoding ABC transporter permease, giving the protein MINYLKRNVSLTIGLGLLIFLILFTVHGLLTIEFKQAYPLAVRPKQPPSLKYLFGTDFFGRDLYTAMVVGVWQTAIIGLVAGAAGTIIGIVLGFISAYFSGLIDLVIKFICQILTPIPAFLIQVVIASSIDKRDVTIITMAIVVFLLSWMAPTLVIRSQVLSMRERQFVAVAKLSGMNSLEIIFKEIFPNLLPFIAAAFVAQVFQAVFASFYLAVIGLGPLREPLLGNTIWAAQSQSAFFNGWWWWPVGPSLAMILILGSLALINMGLDEMANPRIRNKE; this is encoded by the coding sequence ATGATTAATTACCTCAAGCGTAACGTCAGCCTAACAATTGGCCTCGGATTGCTGATTTTCTTAATTCTCTTCACGGTGCATGGACTGCTGACGATTGAATTCAAGCAGGCCTATCCACTGGCAGTAAGGCCCAAGCAACCACCTAGTCTGAAATACTTATTTGGGACTGATTTCTTCGGGCGGGACCTCTACACCGCAATGGTGGTGGGAGTTTGGCAAACCGCCATCATCGGTTTGGTAGCAGGAGCTGCGGGAACGATCATCGGTATCGTACTGGGGTTTATTTCTGCATACTTTTCAGGACTGATTGATTTGGTTATCAAGTTTATCTGTCAGATCCTCACACCAATTCCAGCCTTTCTAATCCAGGTTGTGATTGCCAGTTCAATTGACAAGCGGGACGTTACGATCATCACGATGGCAATTGTTGTCTTTCTACTCTCCTGGATGGCACCAACATTGGTGATCCGATCACAGGTGCTCTCGATGCGGGAACGTCAGTTCGTGGCGGTCGCCAAGCTCTCTGGAATGAACTCTCTGGAAATTATCTTCAAGGAAATCTTTCCGAATCTCTTGCCATTCATTGCTGCTGCTTTTGTTGCCCAGGTCTTCCAGGCGGTTTTTGCTTCTTTCTACCTCGCTGTGATTGGTCTCGGTCCCTTACGTGAACCCTTACTAGGTAACACGATCTGGGCGGCGCAGAGTCAATCTGCCTTCTTCAATGGTTGGTGGTGGTGGCCTGTTGGGCCGTCCCTAGCCATGATCCTGATTTTGGGCTCACTGGCGTTGATCAATATGGGCTTGGATGAGATGGCAAATCCCCGCATCCGCAATAAGGAATAA
- a CDS encoding ABC transporter permease — protein MFVLKRLLFVILVVWSASTITFFIPRISDINPIRERFAELARLGGFSAGELETIVASYSKAFGLDKPLMQQYFDYIGGVMTLDFGVSLNKFPKTVLMLIAESLPWTIGLILVTTILSFVIGNLVGALAAWPLSPRWVRGISTSFILFQGVPPVLLAILLIFFVAFKLNILPIAGAYSIGTIPDFTFEFILDVLRHQILPGIALIFGSLGTWVLSMRGMGITIQGEDYVVFAEHKGLSSYTIFKDYYLRNALLPQVTAFALALGNVITSAIVVETIFGLPGLGFVLITAIRSNDFLVIYGIVLFITITVAVLMALVELLYPLLDPRVRQGQE, from the coding sequence ATGTTTGTTCTCAAAAGACTTCTGTTCGTCATCCTAGTGGTTTGGTCTGCTTCCACCATTACCTTTTTTATTCCCAGGATTTCAGACATCAATCCAATTCGTGAGCGCTTTGCAGAGCTAGCCCGATTAGGTGGATTCTCTGCAGGTGAGTTGGAGACGATCGTTGCCTCCTATTCCAAGGCCTTTGGTCTAGACAAACCTCTGATGCAGCAATATTTCGATTACATCGGAGGAGTGATGACTCTTGACTTTGGGGTCTCACTGAACAAGTTTCCTAAGACTGTTCTCATGTTGATTGCCGAGTCCTTACCATGGACGATCGGCCTGATCCTTGTTACTACGATTCTTTCTTTTGTGATTGGGAATCTCGTTGGAGCCTTGGCTGCTTGGCCACTTTCTCCCAGATGGGTTCGTGGTATTTCTACCAGCTTTATCTTGTTTCAAGGGGTCCCTCCAGTCCTGCTAGCTATTCTATTGATTTTTTTTGTAGCTTTTAAACTCAATATTCTGCCGATCGCAGGTGCATATTCGATCGGGACTATCCCTGATTTCACCTTCGAGTTTATTTTGGATGTGTTGAGGCATCAGATCTTGCCCGGCATCGCTCTCATCTTTGGGTCCCTTGGAACGTGGGTGCTCTCGATGAGGGGAATGGGAATCACAATTCAGGGGGAGGACTATGTGGTCTTTGCGGAGCACAAGGGATTAAGTTCTTACACTATCTTTAAGGACTACTACCTGAGAAACGCCCTTTTGCCACAGGTCACAGCATTCGCCCTGGCACTTGGAAATGTAATTACCTCTGCAATCGTTGTGGAGACCATCTTTGGGCTTCCGGGTCTCGGATTTGTGCTGATCACAGCGATTCGCTCCAACGACTTTTTAGTGATTTATGGGATTGTCCTGTTTATCACGATTACCGTAGCTGTGCTGATGGCCCTAGTTGAGTTACTTTACCCCTTGCTGGATCCTCGTGTGCGACAAGGGCAAGAATGA
- a CDS encoding gluconate 2-dehydrogenase subunit 3 family protein, with translation MKSTFSTTHLWNSGQLVLLNGILAQLIPSGANGKIPSAAEFGVADFIAQKISDNTELQLLFAQGLEYLETLLQRSEKTAAELSNKEWIALVSQLEKSQPSFFEMLLRATYMGYYSESAIRPLFGLSAGPTQPEGYLVPADDPMELDRMLEPVRQRGACYREC, from the coding sequence ATGAAATCAACTTTTTCCACAACACACCTCTGGAATTCTGGGCAGTTAGTCCTACTTAATGGAATATTGGCACAACTGATTCCTTCAGGGGCTAATGGAAAGATACCTTCTGCAGCAGAATTTGGTGTTGCTGATTTCATTGCTCAGAAGATTTCTGACAACACTGAATTGCAGTTGTTGTTTGCACAAGGTCTTGAATACTTGGAAACTTTACTGCAGCGGTCTGAGAAAACAGCAGCAGAACTATCAAATAAAGAATGGATTGCCCTCGTTAGCCAGCTTGAAAAAAGCCAACCAAGCTTCTTTGAAATGCTCCTCCGAGCTACCTACATGGGTTACTATAGTGAATCAGCAATTCGACCACTTTTTGGTTTGTCTGCGGGTCCCACTCAACCAGAAGGATATTTGGTGCCGGCAGACGATCCAATGGAGCTCGATCGGATGCTAGAACCTGTTCGTCAAAGAGGTGCTTGCTATCGAGAATGCTAA
- a CDS encoding ABC transporter substrate-binding protein, whose amino-acid sequence MKISKLSIALLAVTTAFSMMTTSLLAGGHSLAKVPREQTLVLGWSITSPIGVTNPFASTGYTHQEANNLMWEGLSYFGIFNDEEIPWLADSMEYTKSDYTQLTIKLNAMAQWSDGTPVTSKDVVFTFESQRNNNKLPYHANFKQFVDKVTAVDDKTVVVDFKMPAPRFKFQVLTLKFDTGIPIVPAHVLSKVDNVNEYEGGNDMPHSGPYNLVLWDANQKIFDVNPDWWAVKAGRISMPEVKRVVMFNIGGQVGQGMDVVAQRVVNNEFDATLDMRSSVIGNILRQNSKVTTHSADKPPYGYLDWWPNSLWVNTQLEPYSDARVRRAMSLLINRELINEIIYEGAGIATIYPFPLYPGLEKFANSPAVKKLEAELQPGLYDPDQSAELMKAAGFTMNDDDMWEKDGKTVSAVINGFEGIHSDIVPILVEMLRNGGIDADINFGTDAYQNMADGKAGLYMFGHGASLKDPYTALELFHSRYSAAIGTTAGSNRFSRYANPEYDKLLDEMAPLGGDDPRFQELAAQAMGIYWRDQIDIPVIQWLHRIPYNQTYWGNWPTIANPSLGMNGAFWAHTGMLVVSTLKSAK is encoded by the coding sequence ATGAAGATTTCCAAACTATCGATTGCTTTGCTGGCAGTTACGACTGCCTTTTCGATGATGACAACTTCGCTATTGGCAGGTGGCCACTCGCTAGCCAAGGTGCCACGAGAGCAAACCCTGGTACTAGGGTGGAGCATCACTTCACCGATTGGAGTGACTAATCCCTTTGCATCCACTGGATACACTCATCAGGAAGCCAACAACCTGATGTGGGAGGGTCTGTCCTATTTTGGTATTTTCAACGATGAAGAGATTCCTTGGTTGGCTGACAGCATGGAGTACACCAAGAGTGACTACACGCAGTTGACCATCAAGCTCAACGCAATGGCTCAGTGGAGTGATGGAACGCCTGTCACCTCCAAGGATGTGGTCTTCACCTTCGAGAGCCAAAGGAATAACAACAAACTTCCCTATCACGCTAATTTCAAGCAGTTTGTTGACAAGGTCACTGCCGTAGATGACAAGACCGTAGTTGTTGATTTCAAGATGCCAGCACCTCGATTTAAGTTTCAGGTACTGACGCTGAAGTTCGACACAGGAATCCCGATTGTTCCAGCGCACGTCCTCTCCAAGGTAGATAACGTCAACGAATACGAAGGTGGCAATGACATGCCCCACTCTGGCCCCTATAACCTTGTGTTGTGGGATGCGAATCAGAAAATCTTTGATGTGAATCCAGATTGGTGGGCAGTCAAGGCCGGCCGCATTAGCATGCCAGAAGTCAAGCGTGTGGTGATGTTCAATATTGGTGGCCAGGTTGGCCAGGGAATGGACGTAGTTGCCCAGCGTGTGGTGAACAACGAATTTGATGCCACCCTGGATATGCGCAGTTCTGTGATTGGAAACATCCTGCGTCAGAACTCCAAGGTGACTACCCACTCGGCAGACAAGCCTCCCTACGGATACCTTGATTGGTGGCCAAATTCTCTCTGGGTCAACACCCAACTTGAGCCCTACAGCGATGCAAGAGTCCGTCGTGCGATGAGCTTATTGATCAACCGCGAGCTGATCAATGAAATCATTTACGAAGGAGCTGGCATTGCGACGATTTACCCCTTTCCCCTTTACCCAGGACTTGAGAAGTTTGCTAACAGCCCAGCTGTTAAGAAACTGGAAGCTGAGCTTCAGCCAGGGCTCTATGATCCAGATCAGAGCGCTGAATTGATGAAGGCTGCTGGGTTCACTATGAACGATGATGATATGTGGGAGAAAGACGGCAAGACGGTGAGTGCTGTGATCAACGGATTTGAGGGTATCCACAGTGACATTGTTCCGATCTTAGTGGAAATGTTGCGTAATGGCGGAATTGATGCGGATATCAACTTTGGTACAGATGCCTACCAAAATATGGCTGATGGCAAAGCCGGACTCTACATGTTTGGTCACGGAGCCAGCCTGAAGGATCCTTACACCGCTTTGGAACTCTTTCACAGCCGCTACAGTGCAGCCATAGGTACGACAGCAGGCTCTAACCGGTTCTCCCGCTACGCTAATCCAGAGTATGACAAGTTACTTGATGAGATGGCTCCTTTAGGGGGTGATGATCCAAGATTCCAGGAATTGGCAGCGCAAGCAATGGGAATTTACTGGAGAGATCAGATTGACATCCCTGTCATTCAGTGGCTCCACCGGATCCCCTACAACCAAACCTACTGGGGGAATTGGCCAACGATCGCCAATCCTAGTTTGGGTATGAATGGAGCCTTCTGGGCTCACACTGGCATGTTGGTTGTCTCTACCCTGAAATCTGCTAAATAA
- a CDS encoding ABC transporter ATP-binding protein has product MNMATLELKNVSKLYRVGKKAVHALNPISFDLLGDPARIITVAGESGSGKTTLASIMLGLLGPTTGQVFYEGKDVSKLSGGQYRDFRKNVQAVFQDPFAVFNPFYQVDHLLEVPIRKFNPGLSKVARRKAMEEALEAVGLQPSEILGRYPHQLSGGQRQRINVARAIVIKPKILVADEPVSMVDASLRANILEALVSLRENYKVNILYITHDLTTAYHVSDSIIVLYRGSVMEAGDITKVVESPQHPYTQLLINSIPWPDLERKWDNQRYANPDIQEISGAGCKFYSRCPNRQPGCQVTPQLVPLFPRHLASCLLHQPQANLDSNLTQNL; this is encoded by the coding sequence ATGAATATGGCCACACTGGAGCTAAAAAATGTCTCTAAGCTCTATCGGGTGGGCAAGAAGGCTGTTCACGCCCTCAATCCGATCAGCTTTGATCTGTTGGGAGATCCAGCCCGCATCATCACTGTGGCTGGAGAGAGTGGTAGTGGAAAGACAACCCTGGCCTCCATCATGTTGGGCTTGTTAGGGCCAACTACGGGCCAAGTGTTCTATGAAGGCAAGGATGTCAGTAAATTAAGTGGTGGACAGTACCGGGATTTTCGCAAGAATGTGCAGGCGGTTTTTCAGGATCCCTTTGCGGTCTTCAATCCCTTCTACCAGGTGGACCATCTGCTGGAAGTGCCAATCCGTAAGTTCAATCCTGGGCTCTCAAAAGTTGCTCGCCGCAAGGCAATGGAAGAAGCTCTGGAGGCGGTTGGCCTGCAGCCCAGTGAGATCCTGGGACGCTATCCCCACCAGCTGAGTGGAGGACAGCGACAACGAATCAACGTGGCCCGGGCGATCGTCATCAAGCCCAAGATCCTGGTCGCAGATGAGCCAGTCTCGATGGTCGATGCCTCCTTGCGAGCCAACATTCTCGAAGCGTTAGTGTCCCTGCGCGAGAACTACAAGGTCAACATTCTCTATATCACCCACGACCTGACAACCGCCTACCATGTCTCTGATTCCATCATCGTTCTCTATCGGGGGAGCGTAATGGAGGCCGGAGATATCACCAAGGTGGTGGAGTCTCCACAGCATCCCTACACACAGCTGTTGATCAACTCGATCCCCTGGCCAGATCTGGAGCGCAAGTGGGACAACCAGCGATACGCCAATCCTGATATTCAGGAAATTTCGGGAGCAGGTTGCAAGTTCTACAGTCGCTGTCCAAACCGCCAACCTGGTTGTCAGGTGACTCCCCAACTGGTTCCCCTGTTCCCGAGACACTTGGCCAGCTGCCTGTTACACCAACCCCAGGCTAACCTGGATTCCAACCTAACGCAGAACTTGTAA